A region of Pseudomonas putida DNA encodes the following proteins:
- a CDS encoding ABC transporter ATP-binding protein — protein MSEVLLEARAISLGYPREGGWQEVLAQFDLQLAPGEVVTILGPSGVGKSSLLRVLAGLQAPRGGSVTLRGEPLQGPHPRLAVAFQDPSLLPWLSLEKNVAFGLDFARQPKLAASERRARIDHAITAVGLAHARNHYPAQLSGGMAQRTALARCLARQPEVLLLDEPFGALDEVTRADMQQLLLQLIAAHNTAAVLITHDIDEALLLSDRVLLLGNHPAHILGQWRIDLPQPRTQRVEELGALRIEIVKTLRRASRTVEPSPTPLPSEAVHVHG, from the coding sequence ATGAGTGAGGTCTTGCTCGAAGCGCGCGCCATCAGCCTGGGCTACCCCCGCGAGGGCGGCTGGCAAGAGGTACTGGCGCAGTTCGACCTGCAGTTGGCACCGGGCGAGGTGGTGACCATCCTTGGCCCCAGCGGTGTCGGCAAGTCCAGCCTGTTGCGGGTGCTGGCGGGTTTGCAGGCGCCGCGTGGCGGTAGCGTGACGCTGCGCGGTGAGCCGCTGCAAGGGCCGCATCCGCGCCTGGCGGTGGCCTTTCAGGACCCCAGCCTGTTGCCTTGGTTGAGCCTGGAAAAGAACGTCGCCTTCGGCCTGGACTTCGCCCGGCAGCCCAAATTGGCCGCCAGCGAGCGACGCGCGCGCATCGACCATGCCATTACTGCGGTGGGCCTGGCCCATGCGCGCAATCACTACCCGGCGCAACTGTCCGGCGGCATGGCCCAACGCACCGCGCTGGCGCGCTGCCTGGCGCGCCAGCCTGAAGTGCTGTTGCTCGACGAGCCGTTTGGCGCCCTCGACGAGGTGACCCGGGCCGACATGCAGCAACTGCTGCTGCAACTGATCGCCGCCCACAATACCGCAGCGGTGCTGATCACCCACGATATCGACGAAGCCCTGCTGCTGTCCGACCGGGTCCTGCTACTGGGCAACCACCCAGCGCACATCCTCGGCCAGTGGCGTATCGACCTGCCGCAACCGCGCACGCAACGGGTCGAGGAGCTGGGCGCGTTGCGCATCGAGATTGTCAAAACCCTTCGGCGGGCAAGCCGCACAGTCGAACCTTCCCCAACCCCCTTGCCCTCGGAGGCTGTCCATGTGCATGGATGA
- a CDS encoding acyl-CoA dehydrogenase family protein, with protein sequence MHDCAFRQWLDANAEAIDQGLCEPHLVLAQIAEAQVLRIGVDPAQGGTGGQVTDAVEAIAAIASRSLAAAFVCWGQRAFIEYLLQSPNQTLRERLLPSLLTGELAGATGLSNAMKFLSGIESLQVRGRESRAGWSLEGRLHWVTNLRKSGFVVAAAIECDAEGAPFVLAIPSDAQGLERSDDLQLMGLQSSNTAALAFHQVELGREWLLHENAREFLPKVRPAFLALQCGMAIGLARRALDEVAEHLQGRGAFLEEARQVLKARLENTVSELKQGLLDERFQQQPAALFKLRITLAESAADAVQLELQASGGKAYLSEYGQGFARRWRESAFVPIVTPSLVQLRAELQRQAGAA encoded by the coding sequence ATGCATGATTGTGCATTTCGGCAATGGCTGGACGCCAACGCCGAGGCCATTGACCAGGGCCTGTGCGAACCGCACCTGGTCCTGGCGCAGATCGCCGAGGCGCAGGTGCTGCGCATCGGCGTCGATCCGGCCCAGGGTGGCACGGGCGGGCAGGTGACCGATGCGGTCGAAGCCATCGCCGCCATTGCCAGCCGTTCGTTGGCCGCGGCGTTCGTCTGCTGGGGCCAACGCGCCTTCATCGAATACCTGCTGCAAAGCCCCAACCAGACGCTGCGCGAGCGCTTGTTGCCGAGCCTGCTGACAGGCGAGCTGGCAGGCGCGACCGGGCTATCCAACGCCATGAAGTTTCTCTCGGGCATCGAGAGCCTGCAGGTGCGTGGGCGCGAGAGCCGCGCGGGGTGGAGCCTGGAGGGCCGCTTGCATTGGGTGACCAATCTGCGCAAGAGCGGTTTCGTGGTGGCCGCGGCCATCGAGTGCGATGCCGAGGGCGCGCCGTTCGTGTTGGCCATTCCGTCCGATGCGCAAGGGCTGGAGCGCTCGGACGATCTGCAGTTGATGGGGCTGCAATCGAGCAATACCGCCGCGCTGGCGTTTCACCAGGTCGAGCTGGGCCGCGAGTGGTTGTTGCATGAGAATGCCCGTGAGTTCCTGCCCAAGGTGCGTCCGGCCTTCCTGGCGCTGCAATGCGGTATGGCCATTGGTTTGGCCCGTCGCGCGTTGGATGAAGTGGCGGAGCACCTGCAAGGCCGTGGCGCGTTCCTCGAAGAGGCTCGCCAGGTGCTCAAAGCGCGCCTGGAAAACACCGTGAGTGAACTCAAGCAGGGCTTGCTCGACGAGCGCTTCCAGCAGCAACCGGCAGCGCTGTTCAAACTGCGTATCACCCTTGCCGAAAGTGCTGCCGACGCCGTGCAGTTGGAGCTGCAGGCCAGTGGCGGCAAGGCCTATCTGAGCGAGTATGGCCAAGGTTTCGCCCGCCGTTGGCGCGAGTCGGCGTTTGTGCCGATCGTCACGCCAAGCCTGGTGCAATTGCGTGCCGAGCTGCAACGCCAGGCGGGCGCCGCATGA
- a CDS encoding carboxymuconolactone decarboxylase family protein — MSSRITLHTLQSAPEAARPFLENAQKNSGFIPNLLGVLANAPAALETYVTVSALNGKSELTLAEREVVQLIAATQHGCDFCVAGHTAVALNKAKLPQAVVDALRARGELPDARYETLAAFAREVIATRGNVSEATYQAFREAGFSEGNALEVILGVSLATLCNFANVFAQTPLNDELSKYRWQPSA; from the coding sequence ATGTCCTCGCGCATTACTTTACACACTCTGCAGAGTGCCCCGGAAGCGGCCCGTCCATTCCTTGAGAATGCCCAGAAGAACTCCGGCTTCATCCCCAACCTGCTCGGCGTGCTGGCCAATGCTCCAGCCGCCCTGGAAACCTACGTGACCGTGTCGGCGCTCAACGGCAAGTCCGAGCTGACCCTGGCCGAGCGAGAAGTGGTGCAGCTGATTGCCGCGACCCAGCATGGCTGCGACTTCTGCGTCGCCGGCCACACCGCTGTTGCCCTGAACAAGGCCAAGCTACCGCAGGCAGTGGTCGATGCGCTGCGGGCCCGCGGTGAACTGCCCGATGCCCGTTACGAGACCCTGGCCGCGTTCGCCCGCGAAGTGATTGCCACCCGTGGCAACGTCAGCGAGGCCACCTACCAGGCATTTCGTGAGGCCGGCTTCAGCGAAGGTAACGCCCTGGAAGTGATTCTTGGCGTGAGCCTCGCAACCCTGTGCAACTTTGCTAATGTTTTCGCCCAGACGCCGCTCAACGACGAACTGAGCAAGTACCGCTGGCAGCCTTCTGCGTAA
- a CDS encoding AraC family transcriptional regulator, whose translation MISSSHLVDWLLEGLELDASLFHVGRYCGGWHASTQGMGRASFHLVVQGHCWLHIDGNAEPVRLEAGDAVFLLRDLAYRLSSDENPVSACAQPRQAMQPLDGNAGDGVGLVCGFFHFRPGLSSLIVEGLADWILLRADEPAGQAARALFGLILEECERLPAPSQPLLERLTHLLFLYVLRQQVHAGQALGGLVALARQPAFAELLVQLIEQPGLAWTLESMAACTGLSRSAFFKRFNELAGQSPGQVLLALRMRHASQLLQAGNTVEQVGAQVGYQSVAAFTRAFAKAVGVQPGAYRRQHEGR comes from the coding sequence ATGATTTCGTCCAGCCACCTTGTCGATTGGTTATTAGAAGGCCTGGAGCTCGATGCCAGCCTGTTTCATGTCGGCCGTTATTGCGGCGGCTGGCATGCCAGCACCCAAGGCATGGGCCGGGCCAGTTTCCACCTGGTGGTGCAGGGCCATTGCTGGCTACACATCGATGGCAATGCCGAGCCGGTGCGGCTGGAGGCCGGTGACGCGGTGTTCCTGCTGCGCGATTTGGCTTACCGGTTGTCCAGTGACGAGAACCCCGTGAGCGCCTGCGCCCAACCGCGCCAGGCCATGCAGCCACTGGATGGCAATGCCGGCGATGGCGTGGGGCTGGTGTGCGGGTTCTTTCACTTTCGCCCGGGGCTTTCGTCACTGATCGTGGAGGGCCTGGCCGACTGGATTCTGCTGCGCGCCGACGAGCCCGCCGGGCAGGCGGCGCGGGCGCTGTTCGGGCTGATCCTGGAAGAATGCGAGCGCCTGCCGGCACCGTCGCAGCCCTTGCTGGAGCGGCTCACGCACTTGCTCTTCCTGTACGTTTTGCGCCAGCAGGTGCATGCCGGGCAGGCCCTCGGCGGGCTGGTGGCCCTGGCCCGGCAGCCGGCGTTTGCCGAATTGCTGGTGCAACTGATCGAACAGCCAGGGTTGGCCTGGACACTGGAAAGCATGGCAGCGTGCACGGGGTTGTCGCGGTCGGCGTTTTTCAAGCGTTTCAACGAACTGGCCGGGCAGTCACCGGGGCAGGTGCTGCTGGCGTTGCGCATGCGCCATGCGTCCCAGCTGCTGCAAGCGGGGAACACCGTGGAACAAGTGGGCGCGCAGGTGGGGTATCAGTCGGTGGCCGCGTTTACCCGGGCGTTTGCCAAAGCTGTGGGGGTGCAACCGGGGGCGTATCGCAGGCAGCATGAGGGGCGCTGA
- a CDS encoding RrF2 family transcriptional regulator, whose protein sequence is MSLYSAGVEYGIHCLLYLVDERGDTRESSVRDLAALQGVPQEYLAKVFTKLARAGLVAATEGVRGGFRLARPSDEITVLDIVTAIDGPKKIFDCREIRERCTLFDGSPPGWATEGTCAIHAVMLSAQKRMEDALAQQTILDLARRFGRKAPAEFGQQVNDWMGERRDGKGGGDIPVSQV, encoded by the coding sequence ATGTCGCTTTACAGTGCAGGCGTCGAATACGGCATCCATTGCCTGCTGTACCTGGTGGATGAGCGCGGTGACACGCGTGAGTCCAGCGTGCGCGACCTCGCGGCGCTGCAAGGCGTACCTCAGGAATACCTGGCCAAGGTGTTCACCAAGCTGGCCCGCGCGGGCCTGGTGGCTGCCACCGAAGGTGTGCGCGGTGGTTTCCGCCTGGCGCGGCCGTCGGATGAGATCACCGTGCTGGATATTGTCACTGCCATCGACGGGCCGAAGAAGATCTTCGATTGCCGTGAGATTCGTGAGCGTTGCACGTTGTTCGACGGCTCACCTCCCGGTTGGGCGACAGAAGGCACCTGTGCGATTCATGCGGTGATGTTGAGTGCGCAGAAGCGTATGGAGGACGCACTGGCGCAGCAGACCATCCTCGACCTGGCGCGGCGCTTCGGGCGCAAGGCGCCTGCCGAGTTCGGTCAGCAGGTCAATGACTGGATGGGCGAGCGGCGGGATGGCAAGGGTGGCGGTGATATCCCGGTGAGTCAGGTCTAG
- a CDS encoding NAD(P)-binding domain-containing protein, with protein MTLRVAIIGAGPSGLAQLRAFQSAHAQGAPMPEIVCFEKQADWGGMWNYTWRTGLDQHGEPVHGSMYRYLWSNGPKECLEFADYSFDEHFGRPISSYPPREVLWDYIQGRVKKAGVRDYIRFNTVVKHVSFDDNTREFTVSAHDYCAGLGIEQVFDYVVVASGHFSTPHVPEFEGFERFTGRILHAHDFREAMEFNGQDLLIVGSSYSAEDIGSQCYKYGARSITTAYRTQPMGYTWPKGWEERPQLVRVENDLAFFADGSSKRVDAIILCTGYQHHFPFLPDELTLKTNNRLWPAGLYQGVVWEQNPQLMYLGMQDLWYSFNLFDAQAWFARDYMLGRIKLPPKASMQADSERWREEEERLQTTASMYEFQGRYIKHLIEQTDYPRFDIDAVNRIFLQWKCDKKHDIMGYRDKSYRSVITGTKAVPHHTRWMKAMDDSLQEYLRETDGNKGVVKVLRV; from the coding sequence ATGACTCTTCGTGTAGCTATCATCGGCGCCGGCCCGTCCGGCCTTGCGCAACTGCGTGCGTTCCAGTCCGCCCATGCCCAGGGCGCTCCCATGCCCGAAATCGTCTGCTTCGAAAAGCAGGCCGACTGGGGCGGTATGTGGAACTACACCTGGCGCACTGGCCTCGACCAACATGGCGAGCCCGTGCACGGCAGCATGTACCGCTACCTGTGGTCCAACGGCCCCAAGGAATGCCTGGAATTCGCCGACTACAGCTTCGATGAACACTTTGGCCGGCCGATCTCCTCGTACCCGCCGCGCGAGGTGCTGTGGGACTACATTCAGGGCCGCGTGAAAAAGGCCGGGGTGCGCGACTACATCCGCTTCAATACTGTGGTCAAGCACGTCAGCTTCGATGACAACACCCGCGAGTTCACCGTCAGCGCCCACGATTACTGCGCGGGGCTTGGTATCGAGCAGGTATTCGACTATGTGGTGGTGGCCAGCGGGCACTTCTCCACCCCGCACGTGCCGGAGTTCGAAGGTTTCGAACGTTTCACCGGGCGTATCCTGCACGCCCACGATTTTCGCGAAGCGATGGAGTTCAATGGCCAGGACCTGCTCATTGTCGGCAGCAGCTACTCCGCTGAAGACATCGGCTCGCAGTGCTACAAGTACGGCGCGCGCTCGATCACCACGGCCTACCGCACGCAACCGATGGGCTACACATGGCCCAAGGGGTGGGAAGAGCGTCCGCAGCTGGTGCGGGTCGAAAACGACCTGGCGTTCTTCGCCGATGGCTCGAGCAAGCGCGTGGATGCGATCATCCTGTGCACGGGCTATCAGCATCACTTCCCGTTCCTGCCGGATGAGCTAACCCTCAAGACCAACAACCGCCTGTGGCCTGCGGGGCTCTACCAAGGCGTGGTGTGGGAGCAAAACCCGCAGTTGATGTACCTGGGCATGCAGGACCTTTGGTACAGCTTCAACCTGTTCGACGCACAGGCATGGTTTGCACGCGACTACATGCTGGGGCGCATCAAGCTGCCGCCCAAGGCGAGCATGCAAGCCGACAGCGAGCGCTGGCGCGAGGAGGAGGAGCGCCTGCAAACCACGGCCTCGATGTATGAATTCCAAGGCCGCTACATCAAGCACCTGATCGAGCAGACCGATTACCCGCGCTTCGATATCGATGCGGTGAACCGCATCTTCCTGCAATGGAAGTGTGACAAGAAGCACGACATCATGGGGTACCGTGACAAATCGTACCGCTCGGTGATTACGGGCACGAAAGCGGTGCCCCACCATACCCGCTGGATGAAGGCGATGGACGACTCGCTGCAGGAGTACTTGCGCGAAACGGACGGCAACAAAGGTGTGGTGAAGGTGCTGCGCGTGTAG